The Armatimonadota bacterium genome includes a window with the following:
- a CDS encoding sugar ABC transporter permease has translation MAGGELLRVGTVMVKRLPIYLVLIAYAVLVAYPLAWVVIASLRSSSEISQDPWGLPQQPRWENYVKAWLGDTLSGDLGLAQAFLNSAVVTVVSMVFLLLISAMAAYVLARFVFAGSGVLYNVFLFGMMFPVFLGVIPLYLLLNRMGLLNTYAGLIVAYVAYSLSFTIFILTGFFKTLPGELAEAGAIDGCSRWGIFWRIMLPLARPGLITAGIFDAIGLWNEYPLALVIMTENDRITLPLAIANMAQKQHYQTDWGALFAGLVIVMVPTLVGYILFQRRITAGLTAGAVKG, from the coding sequence TTGGCCGGCGGCGAACTCCTTCGCGTCGGAACGGTCATGGTCAAGCGGCTGCCCATCTACCTCGTCCTCATCGCCTATGCGGTGCTTGTGGCTTACCCGCTTGCCTGGGTGGTCATTGCAAGCCTTCGCAGCTCCTCGGAGATCAGTCAGGATCCCTGGGGACTGCCGCAACAGCCTCGCTGGGAGAACTACGTGAAGGCCTGGCTGGGCGACACGCTCTCCGGCGATCTGGGGCTGGCTCAGGCATTCCTAAATAGCGCCGTCGTGACTGTGGTCAGCATGGTGTTCCTGCTCCTGATCAGCGCGATGGCGGCCTATGTGCTGGCCCGGTTTGTGTTTGCCGGCTCCGGGGTGCTTTACAACGTCTTCCTGTTCGGGATGATGTTCCCCGTGTTTCTGGGGGTTATTCCGCTGTATCTCCTGCTTAACCGCATGGGCCTACTGAACACGTATGCGGGCCTGATCGTCGCATATGTGGCGTATTCCCTCTCGTTCACCATCTTCATTCTCACGGGGTTCTTCAAGACTTTGCCTGGCGAGCTGGCGGAGGCTGGAGCGATTGACGGATGCTCCCGATGGGGAATCTTCTGGAGGATCATGCTGCCGCTCGCGCGTCCTGGCCTGATTACGGCCGGCATCTTTGATGCCATCGGGCTATGGAACGAGTACCCGCTGGCGCTGGTCATCATGACCGAGAACGACCGCATCACCCTTCCGCTGGCGATCGCCAACATGGCTCAGAAGCAGCACTATCAGACGGACTGGGGCGCCCTGTTCGCCGGGCTGGTAATCGTCATGGTGCCCACGCTTGTGGGCTATATCCTGTTCCAGAGGCGCATTACAGCGGGGCTGACGGCAGGAGCGGTGAAGGGCTAG
- a CDS encoding UPF0109 protein: protein MKAVLEVIVRGLVDEPERVRVRETVSGSRVTYDISVSERDLGKVIGRDGRIANALRTVASALAARQNREAQVEIQS from the coding sequence ATGAAAGCGGTGCTGGAAGTGATCGTCCGCGGACTGGTGGACGAGCCGGAGCGGGTCCGGGTCCGGGAGACGGTCTCCGGATCCAGGGTGACCTATGACATTAGCGTCTCGGAGCGCGACCTGGGCAAGGTGATCGGCCGGGACGGACGCATCGCGAATGCGCTGCGGACGGTGGCGAGCGCGCTGGCCGCGCGGCAGAACAGGGAAGCCCAGGTGGAGATTCAGTCCTGA
- a CDS encoding AsnC family transcriptional regulator yields MNFTAREDYGLRAALDLALNVERGPVQSREIATRQGIPEQFLEQLLGALRRGGLVRSVRGAAGGYLLAAPPSAITVGDVLRTLSGPLVPVSCVMEEAEGPCEHEASFGVHTFWKRLADAVTDLADGMTLQDLVDIQLQADAQSSFMMNI; encoded by the coding sequence ATGAACTTTACCGCCAGAGAGGATTACGGACTGAGAGCCGCGCTGGACCTGGCCTTGAACGTGGAGCGCGGGCCCGTGCAGTCCCGCGAGATCGCCACCCGCCAGGGCATCCCGGAGCAGTTTCTGGAGCAACTGCTGGGGGCGCTCCGGCGCGGAGGGCTGGTGCGAAGCGTCCGGGGCGCTGCGGGGGGTTACCTGCTGGCCGCACCACCCTCCGCCATCACAGTGGGCGACGTGCTTCGCACGCTGTCGGGGCCTCTGGTGCCGGTATCCTGCGTTATGGAGGAAGCCGAAGGACCCTGCGAGCACGAGGCATCCTTCGGGGTACACACATTCTGGAAGCGCCTTGCGGACGCGGTGACCGATCTGGCGGACGGCATGACTCTGCAGGACCTGGTGGACATCCAGTTGCAGGCGGATGCGCAGTCCAGCTTTATGATGAACATATGA
- the rimM gene encoding ribosome maturation factor RimM yields MNAALVVVGRVVRPFGIRGELKVALETDFPDVLGQRRELIVTRDGISGTPAAVESVRIHQGAALVKLSGVDSRTGAEDLRGALLAVREEDRPELEEGRFWLDDIIGLEAVFEDGRSIGVITEVLTGLANDVWVAGKVLIPAVSEFIVRVDLEGRRVVVRDIAGLTGD; encoded by the coding sequence GTGAACGCGGCTCTGGTGGTCGTCGGTCGAGTGGTGCGTCCGTTCGGCATCCGGGGCGAGCTGAAGGTTGCCTTGGAGACCGATTTCCCGGATGTCTTGGGCCAGCGCAGGGAGCTGATCGTCACCCGTGACGGAATCAGCGGGACCCCCGCCGCCGTAGAGTCCGTAAGGATCCATCAGGGGGCGGCGCTGGTCAAGCTCTCCGGGGTGGATAGCCGGACAGGCGCGGAGGATCTGCGCGGAGCGCTGCTTGCCGTGCGCGAGGAGGACCGCCCTGAGCTGGAGGAAGGCCGCTTCTGGCTGGACGATATCATTGGGCTGGAGGCGGTCTTCGAGGACGGCAGGAGCATCGGGGTCATTACCGAAGTGCTGACTGGACTCGCGAACGATGTCTGGGTGGCGGGGAAGGTCTTGATTCCCGCGGTGAGCGAGTTTATCGTGCGCGTGGATCTGGAAGGACGGCGTGTGGTGGTCAGGGACATCGCCGGCCTCACCGGGGACTGA
- the mntB gene encoding manganese ABC transporter permease codes for MDTVFGMDAIVFWIIATMALVNVTGALLGTFLVLRRMSLLGDAISHAVLPGLALAFMLTGTREPFPMLAGAMAAGLLTALLTHLIHRYANVPEDAAMGVVFTSLFALGVVMITRVATHVDLDPGCVLYGVLESAALDTRTVFGMEIPRVAVTLSATFLVTVAFVALFWKELKIVSFDPQLATTLGINADRVHYLLMGLVAAFTVAAFEAVGSILVVAMLIAPAATAFLLTDRLHWMTLIAAAIGILIAILGRNIAAVYDAPVAGMASVVAGGLFMLAVLFAPRYGIVARRLAQVRLGLRISGEDLLGLAYRWQESGARTPLTASGALDAAGGGVASRTALWLLKRAGLLVKSGEGLRLTASGEQRASKLVHRHRLWEAYLAKHLPLPDDHLHSPADRMEHFMDSELQRQVEEQVPEPHGPSGAPR; via the coding sequence ATGGACACCGTTTTCGGTATGGATGCCATCGTCTTCTGGATCATCGCCACAATGGCGCTGGTCAATGTGACCGGCGCGCTGCTGGGGACGTTCCTTGTGCTCCGCAGGATGAGCCTGCTGGGAGACGCCATCTCCCACGCCGTGCTGCCCGGACTGGCGCTTGCCTTCATGCTGACGGGAACGCGCGAACCCTTCCCTATGCTGGCCGGGGCTATGGCCGCCGGACTGCTGACCGCGCTTTTGACACACCTGATCCACCGCTATGCAAATGTGCCGGAAGACGCGGCGATGGGGGTGGTGTTCACGTCTCTGTTCGCGCTGGGTGTGGTGATGATCACCCGGGTGGCAACTCACGTGGATCTGGATCCCGGATGTGTGTTGTATGGCGTGCTGGAGTCCGCCGCGCTGGACACGCGGACAGTGTTCGGGATGGAGATCCCCCGTGTGGCGGTGACCCTGAGCGCCACCTTCTTGGTCACCGTTGCCTTTGTAGCTCTCTTCTGGAAAGAGCTGAAGATCGTCAGCTTCGACCCGCAGCTGGCGACTACGCTCGGCATCAACGCGGACCGGGTCCACTACCTTCTGATGGGACTGGTGGCAGCGTTCACTGTGGCTGCGTTCGAGGCGGTTGGCTCCATCCTGGTGGTGGCCATGCTCATCGCACCGGCGGCCACGGCTTTTTTGCTGACAGACCGTCTGCACTGGATGACGCTCATCGCCGCGGCCATCGGCATTCTGATCGCCATCCTGGGAAGGAACATCGCTGCGGTCTATGATGCGCCTGTCGCCGGGATGGCCTCGGTGGTGGCGGGCGGACTGTTTATGCTGGCTGTTCTGTTTGCCCCGCGATACGGCATTGTGGCGCGAAGGCTTGCGCAGGTAAGGCTGGGACTGCGCATATCCGGCGAAGACCTGCTGGGGCTGGCCTACCGCTGGCAGGAGAGCGGCGCGCGGACGCCGCTGACAGCATCCGGCGCGCTGGATGCGGCGGGAGGCGGAGTTGCCTCCCGAACTGCCCTCTGGCTGCTGAAGCGTGCGGGTCTGCTTGTGAAATCGGGGGAGGGCTTGCGGCTGACCGCCAGCGGCGAGCAGCGAGCCTCCAAACTGGTGCACCGGCACAGATTATGGGAGGCTTACCTGGCCAAACACCTGCCTCTTCCCGACGACCATCTGCACTCCCCGGCGGACCGGATGGAGCACTTCATGGACTCGGAACTGCAGCGGCAGGTGGAGGAACAGGTGCCGGAGCCACACGGACCGTCCGGCGCTCCGCGTTGA
- the ffh gene encoding signal recognition particle protein: MLFRPFLYGLMFDNLTARLQEVFRNLRGGGRLTEQDVDSALKEVRRALLEADVNFRVAKEFVARVREKAVGQEVLESLTGPQQVIAIVRDELIALLGESDPRLAVSARPPTVILLAGLNGAGKTTTAAKLALRYISDGKKPLLVAADVHRPAAAEQLAVLARQVGAQVFPGGAGSTAVQVARDGIEQARRQGLDPVIVDLAGRQHADEDLMRELADVSRAVQPHEVLLVLDAMTGQDAVNTAVEFGKHVPVTGFVLTKMDADARGGAAISIRHVTGLPIKLVGVSEKMDGLEPFHPDRMARRILGMGDVLSLVEKAEQAFSEEQARQLQDKLAHDTFGFDDYLEQLRRMRRMGPLEQILSMIPGLGASARQLEEAGVNEKEMDRIEAIINSMTLQERRDPSIINGSRRRRIALGSGTNIQDVNRLLRQFQDMRRMMRQLASMEQNPKALKRMGKLPFPGG; this comes from the coding sequence TTGCTGTTTCGGCCGTTTCTTTACGGACTCATGTTCGACAACCTGACAGCCAGATTGCAGGAGGTGTTCCGCAACCTGCGGGGCGGCGGACGCCTCACCGAGCAGGACGTGGACTCCGCACTCAAAGAGGTGCGCCGCGCCCTGTTGGAGGCTGACGTCAACTTCCGGGTGGCCAAAGAGTTTGTCGCTCGCGTCCGCGAGAAGGCGGTGGGCCAGGAGGTGCTGGAGAGCCTGACCGGCCCGCAGCAGGTCATCGCCATCGTCCGGGACGAGTTAATCGCGCTGCTGGGGGAATCCGACCCCCGGCTTGCCGTCAGCGCCAGGCCTCCCACCGTCATCCTGCTGGCGGGTTTGAACGGGGCGGGCAAGACCACCACGGCCGCCAAGCTGGCGCTCCGGTACATCTCTGACGGGAAAAAGCCGCTCCTGGTGGCCGCCGACGTGCACCGTCCGGCCGCCGCGGAGCAGCTGGCGGTGCTGGCGCGCCAGGTGGGCGCGCAGGTCTTCCCTGGCGGGGCGGGCAGCACGGCCGTGCAGGTGGCGCGGGACGGCATCGAGCAGGCCCGGCGTCAGGGCCTGGATCCGGTCATCGTGGACCTGGCCGGGCGCCAGCATGCGGACGAAGACCTGATGCGCGAGCTGGCCGATGTCAGCCGCGCCGTGCAGCCGCACGAGGTGCTTCTGGTGTTGGATGCCATGACGGGCCAGGACGCCGTCAACACGGCGGTGGAATTCGGAAAGCACGTGCCGGTGACAGGGTTCGTGCTCACCAAAATGGACGCCGACGCGCGGGGTGGGGCGGCCATCAGCATACGGCACGTGACGGGACTGCCCATCAAGCTGGTTGGGGTCAGCGAGAAGATGGACGGTCTGGAGCCGTTCCATCCGGACCGCATGGCCCGTCGGATCCTGGGAATGGGAGACGTCCTGTCTCTGGTGGAGAAGGCGGAGCAGGCCTTCAGCGAGGAGCAGGCCCGCCAGCTGCAGGACAAGCTGGCGCACGATACATTTGGCTTCGACGACTATCTGGAGCAGCTCCGCCGGATGCGCAGGATGGGCCCGCTGGAACAGATCCTTTCCATGATCCCGGGGCTGGGAGCGTCGGCGCGCCAGTTGGAGGAGGCGGGAGTCAACGAGAAGGAGATGGACCGCATCGAGGCTATCATCAACTCGATGACCCTGCAGGAGCGCAGGGATCCGTCCATCATCAATGGCAGCCGCCGCAGGCGGATCGCTCTGGGCAGCGGCACGAACATCCAGGACGTCAACAGGCTGCTGCGCCAGTTTCAGGATATGCGGCGCATGATGCGCCAACTCGCGAGCATGGAGCAAAATCCGAAGGCGCTGAAGCGCATGGGGAAGTTGCCGTTTCCGGGAGGATAG
- a CDS encoding branched chain amino acid aminotransferase, translating to MPRPGGYAILRFTLFRSRPDHMGNFIFLNGEVVPHDQGKVSVYDHGFLYGDGVFEGIRTYNGRIFKLDEHLERLYFSAKALMIEIGMSRDELRAAILDLSRRNGVKDGYNRITVSRGVSLGLDPRNINGPATVVVMNDALSLYPRSMYENGLDVMTVSTRIPLPQTVEPRIKSLGKYVANIQAKIEANRVNAGEGLMLNTQGYVAECTGDNIFIVRRGEIITPPSWAGILLGITRNTVIELAREQGLTVREDIFTLFDVYTADECFLTGTAAEVIPVRTVDGRVIGEGHPGPVTRSLMEAFRELTATSGVPIYDENATAATGVG from the coding sequence TTGCCGCGGCCCGGGGGGTATGCTATACTCCGTTTTACCCTCTTCAGGAGCAGACCGGACCACATGGGCAACTTCATCTTCCTCAACGGAGAGGTCGTCCCGCACGACCAGGGCAAGGTCTCCGTCTACGACCACGGGTTCCTTTACGGCGACGGCGTATTCGAGGGCATCCGCACCTACAACGGGCGCATCTTCAAGCTGGATGAGCATCTGGAGCGGCTGTACTTCAGCGCCAAAGCGCTGATGATCGAGATCGGCATGAGCCGCGACGAGCTGCGGGCAGCGATTCTGGACCTGTCTCGCAGGAATGGCGTGAAGGACGGCTACAACCGCATCACGGTCAGCCGGGGCGTTTCCCTGGGGCTGGATCCCCGCAACATCAACGGGCCGGCAACCGTGGTGGTGATGAACGACGCCCTGAGCCTGTATCCCCGCTCGATGTACGAAAACGGTCTGGACGTCATGACGGTCTCCACCCGCATCCCGCTTCCGCAGACGGTGGAGCCGCGCATCAAAAGTCTGGGCAAGTACGTGGCCAACATCCAGGCGAAGATCGAAGCCAACCGCGTCAATGCTGGCGAAGGGTTGATGCTGAACACGCAGGGCTACGTGGCCGAATGCACGGGAGACAATATCTTCATCGTCCGGAGAGGGGAGATCATTACTCCGCCGTCCTGGGCGGGCATCCTTCTGGGCATCACACGGAACACAGTCATCGAGCTGGCCCGCGAGCAGGGCCTGACGGTCCGCGAGGACATCTTTACGCTGTTCGATGTCTACACCGCCGACGAGTGCTTCCTGACGGGCACGGCGGCGGAGGTCATCCCGGTGCGGACGGTGGACGGCAGGGTTATCGGCGAGGGACACCCCGGGCCGGTGACGCGCTCGCTTATGGAGGCTTTCAGGGAACTGACCGCGACATCCGGCGTTCCTATCTATGATGAAAACGCGACAGCCGCGACGGGTGTCGGGTGA
- the aspA gene encoding aspartate ammonia-lyase, with the protein MGADANPAVRREHDLLGEMEIPAEAYYGIHTARAARNFHLAGEGLHPELIRALALVKKACALANRRAGLLKPEIADAICRAADEVAAGELRDQFLTDALQGGAGTSANMNANEVLANRAIELLGGTKGDYSLVHPLDHVNLSQSTNDVFPTAVRVASLRLLQEATGEMNRLQGALQSKETEFAGVLKIGRTEMQDAVPVTLGQEFAAWAQAVKRDWWRLYNVGERLRQVNLGGTAVGTGMNADLRFLYVAADILREITGLPLARAENMMDVTQNCDVFVEVSGLIRSAAVNLAKISADLRLLSSGPRAGFAEIRLPELQAGSSIMPGKVNPVVPEAVTQAAFQIQACDLAVTLAAQSGQLELNAFLPCIAHNLLKSFDLLRGAANLLATKCVAGIEADEQRCRQLAENSLGLATALVGHIGYEKATAIAREALASGRTVREVALETGLLSAEDLDVILSAGEMTRPGVPGRNQRKGPLHGNGRGSG; encoded by the coding sequence ATGGGCGCGGATGCTAATCCTGCCGTTCGCAGGGAACACGATCTGCTGGGAGAGATGGAGATCCCAGCGGAGGCCTACTACGGCATCCACACCGCACGCGCCGCCCGGAACTTCCATCTGGCGGGAGAGGGACTCCATCCGGAGCTGATACGCGCACTGGCTCTGGTGAAAAAAGCGTGCGCCCTGGCCAACCGCCGCGCCGGACTTCTGAAGCCGGAGATCGCCGACGCCATCTGCCGCGCCGCAGACGAGGTGGCGGCAGGGGAGCTGCGGGACCAGTTCCTGACGGATGCGCTTCAGGGCGGGGCCGGGACATCGGCCAACATGAACGCAAACGAGGTGCTGGCCAACCGGGCCATCGAGCTTCTGGGCGGCACCAAGGGTGACTACTCACTGGTCCACCCCCTGGACCACGTGAACCTGTCCCAGTCCACCAACGACGTCTTCCCCACCGCGGTCCGGGTGGCGTCGCTGCGGCTGCTGCAGGAGGCCACCGGCGAGATGAACCGCCTGCAAGGGGCTCTACAGTCCAAAGAGACCGAGTTCGCCGGCGTGCTGAAGATCGGCCGGACGGAGATGCAGGACGCTGTTCCCGTGACTTTGGGACAGGAGTTCGCGGCCTGGGCTCAGGCGGTCAAGCGTGACTGGTGGCGGTTGTACAACGTGGGGGAGAGGCTTCGGCAGGTGAACCTGGGCGGGACGGCAGTGGGAACCGGTATGAACGCTGACCTGCGCTTCCTGTATGTGGCTGCAGACATCCTGCGGGAGATCACCGGCCTGCCGCTGGCGCGCGCCGAGAACATGATGGACGTCACGCAGAACTGCGACGTCTTCGTGGAGGTTTCCGGACTGATCCGCTCCGCTGCGGTAAACCTGGCCAAGATCAGCGCGGATCTGCGGCTGCTCTCCAGCGGCCCGCGGGCCGGATTTGCGGAGATCCGTCTGCCGGAGCTTCAGGCAGGCTCCTCAATCATGCCGGGCAAGGTTAACCCTGTGGTGCCGGAGGCGGTGACCCAGGCGGCGTTCCAGATCCAGGCCTGCGACCTGGCTGTGACCCTGGCGGCGCAGTCCGGACAGCTGGAGCTCAATGCTTTCCTTCCCTGCATCGCACACAACCTGTTGAAGAGCTTCGATCTTCTGCGCGGAGCGGCCAACCTTCTGGCCACGAAATGCGTGGCGGGAATCGAGGCGGATGAGCAGCGGTGCCGCCAGCTGGCCGAGAATTCGCTTGGCCTGGCTACGGCGCTTGTGGGACATATCGGATACGAGAAGGCCACGGCCATCGCGCGAGAAGCCCTGGCGTCCGGGCGCACTGTCCGGGAGGTGGCGCTGGAGACAGGGCTGCTCTCCGCAGAGGATCTGGACGTCATTCTTTCCGCCGGAGAGATGACCCGCCCCGGAGTCCCCGGCAGGAACCAGAGAAAGGGCCCTCTCCACGGAAACGGTAGAGGATCCGGGTGA
- the mntB gene encoding manganese ABC transporter permease: protein MSGPAPWLAVLALAILQAALFAVVGAERLLGWVQAAWASAGLPYNTVMVLAGSGLLGVSSAVIGSYAVLRRRSLIGDAVAHAALPGIALAYLIARERNFFLLLLGALVSGVLGAMVISWLRQSTRTRQDAAIGLVLSVFFGLGIVLTSAVQRDPSGAHAGLEGFLLGKTAGLVSQDLLLIAVTSANILLLVGLFQKEFLLLSFDPGFAAVQRWPVNALDILMMTLLVAATVIGLPAVGVVLMAAMLIIPGVAARFWTDRLAALLPLSGAIGLGSAVAGTYVSSVREGMPTGPVIVLAAAAVCLFSMFAAPRRGIAAGVVRRLQMQERVARQNLLRSLYELVEESPDSAVTAEDVAGKRSWSVPDAMKLLRRAEGRGEIRRTTDGRWTLTDLGLQRALDVVRAHRLWELYLVEQASIAADHVDRDADELEHILPPEMLHQLEDRLKQKGRWPEDRVPASVHPLEGVAGEER from the coding sequence ATGTCTGGCCCTGCTCCGTGGCTTGCGGTTCTGGCTCTGGCGATACTACAGGCGGCCCTGTTCGCCGTTGTTGGAGCCGAACGCCTGCTGGGCTGGGTGCAGGCCGCCTGGGCCTCGGCAGGGCTGCCTTACAACACCGTAATGGTGCTGGCGGGTTCCGGTCTGCTGGGCGTATCCTCCGCCGTCATCGGAAGCTACGCGGTATTGCGCCGGCGGTCGCTGATCGGGGATGCAGTGGCGCACGCGGCGCTGCCCGGCATCGCGTTGGCGTACCTCATCGCGCGGGAGCGCAACTTCTTCCTGCTTCTGCTGGGAGCTCTGGTGTCCGGCGTGCTGGGAGCGATGGTCATCTCCTGGCTGCGGCAGAGCACGCGCACGCGCCAGGATGCCGCCATCGGGCTGGTGCTGAGCGTCTTCTTCGGGCTGGGAATCGTCCTGACGTCCGCCGTGCAGCGCGACCCGAGCGGCGCGCACGCCGGCCTGGAAGGATTCCTTCTGGGCAAGACGGCGGGACTGGTAAGCCAAGACCTGCTGCTGATCGCGGTGACCTCCGCCAATATCCTGCTGCTGGTGGGGCTGTTTCAGAAGGAGTTTCTGCTTCTCAGCTTCGACCCCGGGTTCGCCGCCGTGCAGCGTTGGCCGGTCAACGCGCTGGATATTCTGATGATGACTCTGCTGGTAGCCGCAACGGTGATCGGGCTGCCGGCGGTCGGGGTTGTACTGATGGCGGCCATGCTGATCATCCCGGGCGTGGCGGCGCGGTTCTGGACGGACCGGCTTGCCGCTCTTCTTCCTCTCTCAGGGGCCATCGGGCTGGGAAGCGCGGTGGCGGGTACATACGTCAGCTCCGTCCGGGAAGGGATGCCCACCGGGCCGGTCATTGTGCTGGCGGCGGCAGCAGTTTGTCTGTTTTCGATGTTTGCGGCCCCGCGCCGGGGGATCGCTGCGGGAGTCGTGCGAAGACTCCAGATGCAGGAGCGCGTGGCGCGGCAGAATCTGCTGCGGTCTCTGTATGAGCTGGTGGAGGAATCACCTGACTCTGCCGTTACCGCGGAGGATGTGGCCGGCAAGCGCAGCTGGAGCGTGCCTGATGCCATGAAGCTTTTGCGGCGGGCCGAAGGGCGCGGCGAGATCCGCAGGACAACGGACGGCAGGTGGACGCTGACGGATCTCGGTCTCCAACGAGCCCTGGACGTGGTGCGGGCGCACCGGCTCTGGGAACTGTATCTGGTGGAGCAGGCGTCCATCGCCGCCGACCACGTGGACCGTGACGCGGACGAGCTGGAGCACATTCTCCCGCCCGAGATGCTGCATCAACTGGAAGACCGGCTGAAACAGAAAGGCCGCTGGCCGGAAGACAGGGTACCCGCGTCCGTTCATCCGCTGGAAGGAGTCGCCGGGGAGGAACGCTGA
- the rplS gene encoding 50S ribosomal protein L19, translated as MQQVIRELEKQQMKPDVTDCQPGDTVRVHVRVSEGGKERVQVFEGTVIGRQHGSVRESIIVRKMSHGVGVERTFLIHSPKIDKIEVTRRGDVRRAKLYYLRGKVGKATRIKERRDR; from the coding sequence TTGCAGCAGGTTATCCGGGAACTGGAAAAGCAGCAGATGAAGCCGGATGTCACCGACTGCCAGCCCGGTGACACGGTAAGGGTGCACGTCCGCGTGTCCGAAGGGGGCAAGGAGCGGGTGCAGGTGTTCGAGGGGACGGTCATCGGCCGGCAGCACGGCAGCGTCCGCGAGAGCATCATCGTCCGCAAGATGTCCCACGGAGTGGGTGTCGAGCGGACGTTTCTTATTCATTCTCCCAAGATTGATAAGATCGAGGTCACGCGGCGGGGAGATGTCCGCCGCGCCAAGCTCTATTATCTGAGGGGCAAGGTCGGAAAGGCTACACGCATCAAAGAGCGCCGGGACCGGTAA
- the trmD gene encoding tRNA (guanine-N(1)-)-methyltransferase, with protein sequence MIIEVVTLFPAMVEQCASHSIIGRARESGALQLRVVDLRDYTHDRHRTADDAPYGGGSGMVMKVEPLDEAITDLRRKAGEPVRIILMSPQGRKLDQRLVEELAEEDHLVLICGHYEGVDERVREHLVNDEISIGDYVLTGGELPALVLVDAVARYVPGVLGKAESAEEESFRDGLLEYPQYTRPEEYRGWRVPEVLLSGHHAMIARWRRRESLRRTLERRPDLLASARLTRDDLQMLEELGADDALLEKLRAERA encoded by the coding sequence ATGATCATAGAAGTGGTCACGCTCTTCCCGGCGATGGTGGAGCAGTGCGCGTCGCACAGCATCATCGGCCGGGCGCGGGAGAGTGGAGCCCTGCAGTTGCGGGTGGTGGATCTGCGGGATTACACCCACGACCGCCACCGGACCGCGGATGATGCCCCATACGGCGGCGGCTCCGGGATGGTGATGAAGGTGGAGCCGTTGGATGAGGCCATCACGGATCTCCGCCGGAAGGCCGGGGAACCGGTGCGGATCATCTTGATGAGTCCGCAGGGCAGGAAGCTGGATCAGCGCCTGGTGGAGGAGCTTGCGGAGGAGGACCATCTGGTCCTGATCTGCGGCCACTATGAAGGCGTGGACGAGCGGGTGCGCGAGCACCTGGTGAATGATGAGATCTCCATCGGTGACTATGTGCTGACGGGCGGGGAGCTTCCGGCGCTGGTGCTGGTGGATGCTGTGGCCCGCTATGTTCCGGGCGTGCTGGGCAAGGCGGAGTCCGCGGAGGAGGAGAGCTTCCGGGACGGGCTGCTGGAGTATCCCCAGTATACCAGGCCGGAAGAGTATCGTGGGTGGCGGGTGCCGGAGGTGCTTCTGAGCGGGCACCACGCGATGATTGCCCGATGGCGGCGCAGGGAGTCGCTAAGAAGGACGCTGGAAAGGCGGCCTGATCTCTTGGCATCTGCGCGTCTCACGCGGGACGATCTGCAGATGCTGGAGGAGCTGGGAGCGGACGACGCTCTGCTGGAGAAGCTGAGAGCGGAGCGCGCGTGA
- a CDS encoding manganese ABC transporter ATP-binding protein — MAATQEKDLAERAIAADAPPLEIHDMTVAYQKRPVLWDIDLQLPEGRLIAIIGPNGAGKSTLIKAALGLVPRASGRVEVYGRPIEKQLSLIGYVPQRESVDWDFPVSVLDVVMMGRYGKLGWFRRPGREDREAAMDCLRKVALQDFAGRQISQLSGGQQQRVFLARALAQEARLYFMDEPFAGVDAATEQAILTILQELRSHGRTVVVVHHSLQTVREYFDHVVLLNMRVVAHGPIEEVFTEENLRNTYGGRLPLLEQAADAVQRRSV, encoded by the coding sequence ATGGCGGCAACGCAGGAGAAAGACTTAGCAGAGCGTGCGATAGCGGCGGATGCGCCGCCACTGGAGATCCACGATATGACGGTGGCCTATCAGAAGCGCCCGGTGCTCTGGGACATCGACCTGCAGCTGCCGGAGGGACGCCTGATCGCCATCATCGGCCCCAACGGGGCGGGCAAGAGCACGCTCATCAAAGCCGCGCTCGGCCTGGTGCCCCGGGCAAGCGGCAGGGTCGAGGTGTATGGCAGACCCATAGAAAAGCAACTCTCATTGATCGGCTATGTACCCCAGCGCGAGTCCGTAGACTGGGACTTCCCGGTGAGCGTCCTGGACGTGGTGATGATGGGGCGGTATGGCAAACTGGGATGGTTCCGGCGGCCCGGGCGTGAGGATCGCGAGGCGGCGATGGATTGCCTGCGAAAGGTGGCGCTTCAGGACTTCGCGGGTCGCCAGATCAGCCAGCTTTCGGGCGGCCAGCAGCAACGGGTGTTCCTTGCAAGGGCTCTTGCGCAGGAGGCCCGGCTTTACTTCATGGACGAGCCCTTCGCGGGAGTGGACGCCGCCACGGAGCAGGCTATTCTGACGATCCTGCAGGAGCTGCGCAGCCACGGCAGGACCGTCGTGGTGGTGCACCACAGCCTGCAGACGGTCCGGGAATACTTCGATCACGTGGTGCTGCTGAACATGCGCGTCGTCGCGCACGGGCCCATCGAGGAGGTCTTCACGGAGGAGAACCTGAGAAACACCTACGGCGGCCGACTGCCGTTGCTGGAGCAGGCAGCGGACGCCGTGCAGAGAAGGAGCGTCTAG